A window of the Brassica napus cultivar Da-Ae chromosome A2, Da-Ae, whole genome shotgun sequence genome harbors these coding sequences:
- the LOC106412202 gene encoding defensin-like protein 3, which produces MAKFASIITLLFAALVFFAAFEAPMMVEGQQPKYCRKQSKTWSGLCTKSGSCKKQCIRVEKAAHGSCNYIFPIHKCICYYLC; this is translated from the exons ATGGCTAAGTTTGCTTCCATCATCACCCTCCTCTTCGCTGCTCTTGTTTTCTTCGCTGCTTTTG aAGCACCGATGATGGTGGAAGGACAACAACCAAAGTACTGCAGGAAGCAGAGTAAGACATGGTCAGGTTTATGTACAAAGAGTGGTTCGTGCAAGAAACAGTGCATCCGCGTCGAGAAAGCAGCTCATGGTTCTTGCAATTATATCTTTCCAATTCACAAGTGTATCTGTTACTACCTTTGttaa
- the LOC106422410 gene encoding monocopper oxidase-like protein SKS1 → MRYVVVGVLLLISLVVLELSNAMAPSVSYEWVVSYSERSILGANKQVIVINDMFPGPILKATAGDVVNVNIFNHLTEPFLMTWNGLQMRKNSWQDGVRGTNCPILPGTNWTYRFQIKDQIGSYFYFPTLLFQKAAGGYGSIRVYSPELVPVPFPRPDGEFDILIGDWFYTDYRGMRASLDNGLSLATPDGILFNGHGPEEAFFAFQPGKTYRLRISNVGLKTSLNFRIQDHDMLLVETEGSYVQKRTLSNLDIHVGQSYSVLVTAKTDPIGSHRSYYIFASTRFSNSYMTGLALIRYPNSPVDPVGPVPAAPESWDYASSVRQTLSIREDLAVGAARPNPQGSYHYGRVNVSRTIILQNDVMSSSNRLRYTVNGVSFVFPETPLKLADHFQLKNTIVPNMFPTYPSNKTPRFGTSVVDIRYRDFVHIVFENPLDESQSWHIDGYNFWVVGMGFGGWSESKRAGYNLVDAVSRSTIQVFPYSWVAILIAMDNQGMWNVRSQKAEQWYLGEELYFRVKGDGQEDPRNIPTRDESPIPENFLRCGRVL, encoded by the exons ATGAGGTATGTGGTGGTTGGTGTGTTACTTCTGATCTCTTTGGTCGTCTTGGAGTTGAGCAATGCCATGGCACCTTCTGTTTCGTATGAATGGGTTGTCTCTTATTCAGAACGTTCCATCCTTGGAGCCAACAAGCAG GTTATAGTGATCAACGACATGTTTCCTGGACCGATCCTTAAGGCAACAGCAGGCGATGTAGTAAACGTCAACATTTTCAACCATTTGACCGAACCCTTTCTCATGAcctg GAATGGGTTGCAAATGAGGAAAAACTCGTGGCAAGACGGAGTTCGAGGGACTAACTGTCCTATACTACCGGGAACAAATTGGACGTACCGGTTTCAGATAAAGGATCAGATCGGAAGTTACTTTTACTTCCCAACACTTCTGTTCCAAAAGGCGGCCGGAGGATACGGTTCAATTAGAGTCTACAGTCCAGAACTGGTCCCGGTTCCATTCCCTCGGCCCGATGGCGAGTTTGACATCTTGATCGGAGATTGGTTCTATACTGACTATAGG GGTATGAGAGCTTCACTTGACAATGGTCTCAGTTTAGCAACTCCTGATGGTATTCTTTTCAATGGGCATGGACCCGAAGAAGCCTTCTTTGCATTTCAACCAG GTAAAACATATAGGTTGAGAATATCAAACGTGGGTCTGAAGACATCCTTAAACTTCAGGATCCAGGACCATGATATGCTCCTGGTTGAGACAGAGGGTTCGTATGTTCAGAAACGTACCTTATCAAACTTAGACATCCATGTGGGCCAATCATATTCCGTTCTCGTCACTGCCAAAACCGACCCGATTGGAAGTCACCGCTCCTACTACATTTTCGCCTCAACCCGGTTTAGTAATTCATACATGACCGGCTTAGCATTAATCCGATATCCCAACTCCCCCGTTGACCCGGTCGGACCAGTTCCCGCTGCACCGGAATCGTGGGATTACGCCTCCTCGGTTCGACAAACCCTATCTATTAG AGAGGACCTAGCCGTTGGAGCAGCAAGACCAAACCCACAAGGCTCATACCACTATGGACGCGTTAATGTGAGCAGAACAATAATCTTACAAAACGATGTCATGTCATCGTCGAACAGGCTCCGTTACACAGTTAATGGCGTCTCGTTTGTCTTCCCCGAAACACCCTTAAAGCTCGCTGATCACTTCCAGCTAAAGAACACGATCGTCCCCAATATGTTCCCTACTTATCCTTCCAACAAAACGCCACGTTTTGGAACATCAGTGGTCGACATTCGGTACAGAGATTTCGTCCACATAGTTTTCGAGAATCCACTTGATGAATCGCAGAGCTGGCACATCGACGGTTACAATTTTTGGGTTGTCGG AATGGGGTTTGGAGGTTGGTCTGAAAGCAAGAGAGCTGGATACAACTTAGTGGACGCTGTTTCTCGGTCGACAATTCag GTTTTTCCATATTCGTGGGTGGCGATATTGATAGCGATGGATAATCAAGGGATGTGGAACGTGAGATCACAGAAGGCAGAGCAATGGTATCTTGGTGAAGAGCTTTACTTCAGGGTTAAAGGTGATGGACAAGAAGATCCTAGGAATATTCCGACAAGAGATGAATCTCCGATACCGGAGAATTTCCTCCGCTGCGGTAGAGTTCtctga
- the LOC106412212 gene encoding glutathione S-transferase T3-like: MDGFTNLLHSQIPIDLESPEPYWFGSEVPAQSPSQVPAESPSQVPAESPSQAAAERRKYSPREDKILIGAWLNTSKDPIIGNEQRVGAFWKRIVEYYNASPLLVGQIPREITSCKQRWSRINGEVCRFTGCYDAALRAQKSGENDDDLMKAALNIYFTKYGCKFALDHCWRELRHDQKWASIYVAKEGGKEKRRSVLEVDTEEADVGDPEERPIGVKAAKGGSKKKKSGREEELSKLQNVLELKEKLSKNKLLDRLLAMKEPLSDIEKSLKLKLMLGEVVTGV; the protein is encoded by the exons atggatggtttcacaaaCCTTCTGCATAGTCAAATACCTATAGACCTTGAGTCACCCGAACCTTATTGGTTCGGGTCTGAAGTTCCTGCTCAGTCTCCTAGCCAAGTCCCTGCTGAGTCTCCTAGCCAAGTCCCTGCTGAGTCTCCTAGCCAAGCTGCTGCTGAGAGGAGGAAATATTCTCCTAGAGAAGATAAGATCCTTATTGGTGCTTGGCTTAACACCAGTAAGGATCCTATCATTGGCAACGAGCAGAGAGTTGGGGCTTTCTGGAAGCGTATTGTAGAGTACTACAACGCAAGCCCTCTGCTCGTTGGTCAAATTCCGCGAGAGATTACTTCTTGCAAACAGAGGTGGAGTAGGATCAACGGGGAAGTATGCAGGTTTACTGGATGCTATGATGCAGCTTTGAGGGCGCAGAAAAGTGGGGAAAATGATGATGATCTGATGAAAGCTGCATTAAATATATACTTCACCAAGTATGGTTGCAAGTTCGCACTTGATCACTGCTGGAGGGAGCTGAGGCATGACCAGAAATGGGCCTCGATTTATGTGGCTAAGGAAGGTGGAAAGGAAAAGCGGAGGTCCGTCTTGGAGGTTGATACAGAAGAAGCGGACGTGGGAGATCCAGAGGAGAGACCAATCGGGGTTAAGGCTGCGAAAGGTGgcagtaagaagaagaagagtggtaGAGAAGAAGAGTTGTCCAAGCTTCAGAACGTGTTAGAACTTAAggaaaaactttcaaaaaacaAACTCCTTGATCGCTTGCTGGCGATGAAAGAGCCTTTATCTGATATCGAAAAATCACTTAAACTGAAGCTAAT GTTAGGTGAAGTAGTCACGGGCGTCTGA
- the LOC106422419 gene encoding defensin-like protein 1: protein MAKFASIITLIFAALILFAAFEAPTKVEGQKLCRKPSGTWSGLCANSDACRKQCIRLEKARDGSCKYEFPAHKCFCYYPC, encoded by the exons atGGCTAAGTTTGCTTCCATCATCACCCTCATCTTCGCTGCTCTCATTCTCTTTGCTGCGTTTG aagCACCAACAAAGGTGGAAGGGCAGAAGTTATGTAGGAAGCCGAGTGGGACATGGTCAGGACTCTGTGCAAACAGTGATGCGTGCAGGAAACAGTGCATCCGTCTCGAGAAAGCACGAGATGGTTCTTGCAAATATGAATTCCCAGCTCACAAGTGTTTCTGCTACTACCCATGTTAA
- the BNAA02G17490D gene encoding uncharacterized protein BNAA02G17490D: protein MCLMALSDAVLGNLATIYVAVIIAIKVYGLVSGQSFSAGFVVVVSITTVGVLLAVTLAWDVSRRAADAVSRYNRVVAGEDLSHRLNHDGGGGICKGGICWHGVAVRSPASQVRFRLPQHIPYGAF, encoded by the coding sequence ATGTGTCTAATGGCGTTATCAGACGCGGTTCTCGGGAATCTTGCGACGATCTATGTTGCGGTGATCATAGCGATCAAAGTCTACGGATTAGTCTCCGGCCAGAGCTTCAGCGCAGGattcgtcgtcgtcgtctcgaTTACGACGGTCGGAGTTTTGCTCGCGGTTACGCTCGCCTGGGACGTCTCTCGCAGAGCCGCCGACGCGGTTTCTCGGTACAACCGCGTCGTTGCCGGCGAGGATCTAAGCCACCGTCTCAATCACGACGGTGGTGGTGGAATTTGTAAAGGAGGGATTTGCTGGCACGGCGTTGCGGTCCGGTCGCCGGCTTCTCAGGTTCGGTTTAGGCTTCCGCAACATATACCGTACGGAGCTTTCTGA
- the LOC106397363 gene encoding thaumatin-like protein 1b, with amino-acid sequence MALTLPLIFLLLSHFFFPGVEPTSFVMVNKCEYTVWPGLLSNAGVPPLPTTGFVLQKGEEQTIDAPASWGGRFWGRTLCSTGTDGKFSCATGDCGSGTLECSGSGATPPATLAEFTLDGSGGLDFYDVSLVDGYNVPMLVVPQGGSGQNCSSTGCVVDLNGSCPTELRVTSVDGAKQSMGCKSACEAFRTPEYCCSGAFGTPDTCKPSSYSLMFKNACPRAYSYAYDDQSSTFTCAKSPNYVITFCPSPNTSQKSSQDQSPDPKPTSTPAGGSTTWSPADTSMIYEGALDQSKASPSTSHLSLCGITVTLALAFCRMWWLF; translated from the exons ATGGCTCTTACGTTGCCATTGATCTTCCTCTTGTTATCCCATTTCTTCTTCCCTG GGGTCGAACCGACGAGCTTTGTTATGGTGAACAAATGTGAATACACAGTCTGGCCGGGACTTTTATCCAACGCCGGGGTTCCTCCGCTTCCGACTACTGGCTTCGTTCTCCAAAAAGGCGAAGAGCAAACCATCGATGCTCCAGCTTCATGGGGCGGTCGTTTCTGGGGAAGAACACTCTGCTCCACCGGCACCGACGGTAAATTCTCCTGCGCCACCGGAGACTGCGGCTCCGGGACACTAGAATGCTCCGGATCCGGCGCAACCCCACCGGCGACGCTAGCTGAGTTCACACTCGACGGATCAGGAGGTCTAGATTTCTACGACGTGAGCCTCGTGGACGGGTACAACGTTCCCATGCTCGTCGTCCCTCAGGGAGGATCAGGACAGAACTGCAGCAGCACTGGTTGTGTCGTGGATCTGAACGGTTCGTGTCCGACGGAGCTGAGGGTGACGAGCGTCGACGGAGCGAAACAGTCGATGGGTTGTAAAAGCGCGTGCGAAGCGTTTCGGACGCCGGAGTATTGCTGCAGCGGCGCGTTCGGGACGCCTGACACGTGTAAACCGTCTTCGTACTCGTTGATGTTCAAGAACGCGTGTCCACGTGCGTACAGCTACGCTTACGATGATCAGAGCAGTACCTTCACATGCGCTAAGTCCCCTAACTACGTCATCACCTTCTGTCCGTCTCCGAACACAAG TCAAAAATCATCTCAAGATCAGAGCCCAGATCCGAAACCGACGTCGACTCCTGCCGGAGGAAGTACGACGTGGTCGCCGGCTGATACATCGATGATATACGAAGGAGCTTTGGATCAGAGCAAAGCATCACCTTCCACGTCTCATCTTTCGTTATGTGGAATCACAGTCACACTTGCGCTGGCATTTTGTCGGATGTGGTGGCTCTTTTGA
- the LOC106397383 gene encoding defensin-like protein 1, protein MAKFASIIAPLFAALVLFAAFEAPTMVEAQKLCERPSGTWSGVCGNNNACKNQCINLEKARHGSCNYVFPAHKCICYFPC, encoded by the exons ATGGCTAAGTTTGCTTCCATCATTGCCCCACTTTTTGCTGCTCTTGTTCTTTTCGCTGCTTTCG AAGCACCAACAATGGTGGAAGCACAGAAGTTGTGCGAGAGGCCAAGTGGGACATGGTCAGGAGTCTGTGGAAACAATAACGCATGCAAGAATCAGTGCATTAACCTTGAGAAAGCACGACATGGATCTTGCAACTATGTCTTCCCAGCTCACAAGTGTATTTGCTACTTCCCTTGTTAA
- the LOC125584237 gene encoding uncharacterized protein LOC125584237, which translates to MSSSSSSDDVDERLDDIIDEIVEDTYNDIVEPQPNNRRRRAYVERYREGGHNRLWNDYFSVDATYSAQFRRRFRMNKDLFTRIVYELSENIPFFQHRQDATGRFGHTPLQKCTAAIRQLAYGSAADAVDEYLRIGESTALLCLHKFTDGIIRLFGQEYLRRPTPADLQRLLDIGETRGFPGMVGSIDCRAPRVKYVVNGHRYKLAYYLTDGIYPKWSTFIQSITLPQTPKQELFAKVQEATRKDVERAFGVLQARFAIVKNPALSMNKNLQKETSPEVQRSKPRGLQI; encoded by the exons atgtcatcatcatcatcatctgatgATGTCGACGAAAGATTGGATGATATTATCGACGAAATCGTCGAAGATACATACAATGATATTGTGGAGCCCCAACCAAATAATCGACGGAGACGTGCTTATGTAGAACGATATCGTGAAGGAGGCCATAACCGTTTATGGAATGACTACTTCAGCGTAGACGCGACATACTCGGCACAGTTCAGACGGCGTTTTCGCATGAATAAGGATTTATTCACGCGTATTGTCTATGAACTCTCAGAGAACATTCCGTTCTTTCAACATAGACAAGATGCAACCGGGAGGTTTGGTCATACACCGCTTCAAAAATGTACGGCAGCAATTCGTCAGCTTGCTTATGGTTCTGCAGCTGATGCGGTTGACGAGTATCTCCGAATTGGTGAGAGCACTGCACTTTTGTGTTTACATAAGTTCACTGATGGAATCATCCGGTTGTTTGGACAAGAGTATCTACGAAGACCCACACCGGCGGATCTTCAAAGACTtctcgatattggagagacaCGTGGGTTTCCTGGGATGGTCGGGAGCattgact GTCGTGCCCCTAGGGTAAAGTACGTGGTCAACGGGCATCGATATAAATTGGCGTACTACCTCACAGACGGgatatatccaaaatggtcaacatttatccaatctattacACTCCCCCAAACTCCTAAACAAGAATTATTTGCTAAAGTTCAAGAAGCAACCCGTAAAGATGTggagcgggcttttggagttCTACAAGCCCGGTTTGCGATTGTGAAAAACCCGGCTCTTTCAATGAACAAG AATTTGCAGAAGGAAACGTCACCAGAAGTTCAGAGGTCGAAACCGAGAGGCCTACAAATCTGA